Within the Amyelois transitella isolate CPQ chromosome 3, ilAmyTran1.1, whole genome shotgun sequence genome, the region GAAGCTACTAGCCTTTGCAATACTAAATTTATATGCGTGAAACGAATCACATAAATTGAGCCAGTTCAGAAACACCTATTGTTTATTCGATCcgttttacataaattttatttataaaagggttaattatcataaacgatgtttatttatgtcgATATTTCACACAAGTTATAAGTGGTTTTCTTGTATTCAATAAATCATCAGTATCATAGTGTTTATTTAACGTTTCGATCAAAACAAGCATCAGAATATCTggagaatattattatttaaatttatcagaatcaaaaaatactatatCAACAATGAATATATCCTTTTTAGCAACATTCTTCACTTTATCCGTAGCCGTACAAGGAAGAACTTACGGAGAATTGGGATTCGTAAAGATAGTTAAAGAAGCCGTGAAACTGCAGAGggatttacttaaattatgcTGGGATGTTCCTTACGGTACCGAAGAAGTCTATAGCCCAAACGGATACACTCTCAATGTACCTATAGAAGGTGAAACAAAAAACGTGGAAGTCAAAGTTATGAATCTAGTTTTGAGCGTCAGTGTGGCTAGAGGTTCGAGAATTTTACACGTCGTTCGTGTTCTGCCTTCAGTTGTAGATTTATACGAAGGTTATTGGGAGTTCAATGATGATAAATTGCAAGTTATTGTACCATATAAGAAAGCAACGAAAATTGTGCCAGTAACTTGTAACGAATGTTTGAGTAGAATGGTCGTTTTGGAACAGTTCCCGATGACGCCGAAAATGAGCGCGGGTCTCGGTGACGGTGATGATGGCTCGTGTTACATTTAACCCGTCAGAGTTTTCAATCGACTTCTTAAAAGGTATAGGTTAAGGTACTtcttatgccgtgtggttaccggtattaatacaaaaaagtataggaccactccatctctttcccatgggtgtcgtaaaaggtgactaataggcttacaaacttgggattcttttttaggcgatgggctagcgacctgtcgctatttgaatctcaattctatcattaagccaaatagctgaacgtgaccgtgattatataatatgtatgtttgtatgtatatttttaagaataagttTAAGAAAACTGTATAAAAatgatagttttaattttaagacacCATCGTCTTTCCTTTTATAGCatttgtaagttttatttctgtattgtatatttacgtgttcatttttgttataaactcTTTTTCTATCTTCTTTTATGTCGCAAAATAATAAGAGTGAGATTATTTTCACTATTTAAACTTTGTTACTCGTCAACTTTTCAAAAGCGGCATTAAGAACAAACGCGACTAAATcaacataagtacatacatataatcacgcctttttcacggaggggtaggcagagactacatcttttcacttgccacgatccccgcATACTTCGTTCGCttcatttacattcataactctctttatgcaagcgcGGTTTGGGCTAATGTTGAccgcaatatatatatataactagaggtcgcccgcgacttcatccgcgtggaatcattcccgcggggactccgggataaaaagtttatatgttattctgggtcttcagctacctacaaaccaaatttcatcgtaatcggttcagtagtttttgcgtgaaagagtaacaaacatccataatgacatcctgacatactcacaaactttcgcatttataatattagtatgataaatcaaatttgtgctcattccttttttttttgaatatatGTCTGGTCATTTATCATGCTCAATGTAAAGGGATATCAGGCTCCGGAAGAAGGCCGAAGGAATCTTGACATGTCTTAACATGTCCCAACGAACTGAAAGATTACAATatcgaaaacaaaata harbors:
- the LOC106132977 gene encoding uncharacterized protein LOC106132977; amino-acid sequence: MNISFLATFFTLSVAVQGRTYGELGFVKIVKEAVKLQRDLLKLCWDVPYGTEEVYSPNGYTLNVPIEGETKNVEVKVMNLVLSVSVARGSRILHVVRVLPSVVDLYEGYWEFNDDKLQVIVPYKKATKIVPVTCNECLSRMVVLEQFPMTPKMSAGLGDGDDGSCYI